In one Saccharibacillus brassicae genomic region, the following are encoded:
- a CDS encoding type I polyketide synthase: MRLSEETIKLLKTTKGIHPVTGEVGLHALQQAMLQGNNQIMVYHGDPVKIRRNAGLQPVEAKPKQVVDHPPVVRTDNKALFEKVNEDLVEIACGLLKMQNMDIDHDLMQYGFDSISITVFTNKINDLYELDVMPTVIFELEQPTIRSLVQHLCEKHADRLRHYYRHDLVDSAVAARADRATNVMSDPVPQPSSFEENELFKAEAAKPMRFSHSERNAPVHQNTKDVEEPIAIIGMNGIFPQADNLDEFWDHLVQEKQLMTEIPEERFDWRAFGDPKVKWGGFMKEVDKFDAAFFGISAREAEVMDPQHRLFLQVAWGAIEEAGYKPSDLSGTDTGIFVGIGTQDYAQLIDQHLTEHNPYALTGRTPFMLVNRISSMLNLHGPSEPIDTACSSSLVALHKAAEAIRRGTCRMAIAGGVNVILTPSVHLYFSEAGMLSDNGECNVFDKDAGGTVRSEGVGAILLKRMSDAIADGDHIHGVIQNSAQNHKGKSASLTAPNANAQADLLIDVYGKAKVDPTTIGYIETHSTGTRLGDPIEIAGLKNAFSELYSKNGVSSFQPHCALGSLKTNIGHLETAAGIGAVIKVLLSLKNKTIPGTPGFKELNPYIKLSESPFYINEKSTPWDRIQPDIPRRAGVSAFGFGGVNAHVMIEEYIDEHPDRSREKIMPESPALIVLSAANGERLTEQAKQLVDAMKKMQFQDEDLRDIAYTLQVGREAHEERLALTAASIDELRMKLSTWLQGDNIRGNAVFQGKVNKRDDVLALLAQDEGMGDVIEAWFKKGEYNKLLSLWVRGLALDWNMHYPNAKPRRVSLPTYPFERQRHWLQISNPEVRHLDKESGNRHMATIASVKESINSITESGVTRISIGNRIINLFASLLGVNASEIDRDQSMVELGADSIILTQVLQQLQSIDSSIDFETIYNCISIREIINVISISEDPENEMTVRESAYEQEEHIEPSAPIQLDQRLEYPELIRLNKSNKKRPVFWFHGGFGGVEIYRLISNKIERPFYGVQAKGYMTDYEPIEGIEAMAAYYVQMIQSVQPEGPYDFGGLSLGGMIAYEVARQMQEQGETVNSIVMLESIYVDEAMREEWLTIAQGNLKKDRMLRAINLLLAFSSADQLVLIADHEVQTDVSDEAFLDQLVLLAEQKGITKPPQQLRKSVVQYEKILDTLDMSTAIYDGWPLSDPHNVPCYYFCNPTGTLFGEDESYFRLVDKGRVYDYVSFAAKWKEKMPALTVLKVKASNHLTLLTEPESQERIVTFCEKLYSDEPIPDTYLKSLSIE, from the coding sequence ATGCGATTAAGTGAAGAAACGATCAAGCTACTCAAAACAACAAAAGGCATTCATCCGGTTACGGGCGAAGTCGGACTACATGCACTGCAGCAAGCCATGTTACAAGGTAATAATCAGATCATGGTTTATCATGGCGACCCAGTTAAGATTAGACGCAATGCAGGGCTTCAACCGGTTGAAGCCAAGCCGAAGCAAGTAGTAGACCATCCTCCTGTAGTGCGAACAGATAATAAAGCGCTGTTTGAAAAGGTTAACGAGGATTTGGTGGAGATCGCTTGCGGATTACTAAAAATGCAAAACATGGATATCGATCATGACCTGATGCAGTACGGCTTTGATTCCATAAGCATTACAGTATTCACTAATAAAATTAACGATCTGTACGAGCTGGATGTGATGCCGACGGTCATCTTTGAGTTAGAGCAGCCAACGATCCGGTCATTGGTACAGCATTTGTGCGAGAAGCATGCGGATCGTCTTCGTCACTATTACCGGCATGACCTCGTAGACAGTGCCGTTGCGGCTAGAGCCGATCGAGCTACGAATGTGATGTCGGATCCGGTCCCGCAACCTTCTTCTTTCGAAGAAAATGAACTGTTCAAAGCGGAAGCAGCTAAACCGATGCGGTTCAGTCATTCCGAGCGAAACGCGCCCGTCCATCAGAACACAAAGGATGTGGAAGAGCCGATCGCAATTATCGGCATGAACGGGATTTTTCCACAAGCCGATAATCTTGACGAGTTCTGGGATCATCTCGTACAGGAGAAGCAGCTAATGACTGAAATACCTGAAGAACGATTCGATTGGCGAGCGTTTGGCGACCCCAAAGTCAAGTGGGGCGGGTTTATGAAGGAGGTCGATAAATTTGATGCGGCCTTTTTTGGCATATCCGCTCGTGAGGCGGAAGTAATGGACCCCCAGCATAGACTATTCCTTCAGGTCGCATGGGGCGCGATTGAAGAAGCGGGATATAAGCCATCCGATTTATCGGGAACAGACACCGGAATTTTTGTCGGCATCGGTACCCAGGATTATGCTCAGCTTATCGATCAGCATTTAACCGAGCATAATCCGTATGCGCTTACGGGAAGAACGCCTTTCATGCTTGTCAATCGGATTTCCTCCATGTTGAATTTGCACGGACCGAGTGAGCCTATCGATACCGCATGTTCTAGCTCGCTTGTAGCGCTGCATAAAGCAGCGGAAGCGATACGTAGAGGCACGTGCAGAATGGCAATTGCCGGTGGCGTTAATGTGATCTTAACGCCTTCGGTTCATCTCTATTTCAGCGAGGCGGGGATGCTCAGTGATAACGGAGAATGTAATGTCTTCGACAAAGATGCTGGCGGTACGGTTCGAAGTGAAGGCGTAGGCGCGATATTGCTGAAAAGAATGAGCGATGCCATTGCTGATGGGGATCACATCCATGGGGTCATTCAAAACTCAGCACAGAATCATAAAGGTAAAAGTGCATCCTTAACCGCTCCGAATGCGAACGCACAGGCTGACCTATTAATAGATGTGTACGGCAAGGCAAAAGTGGATCCGACAACCATCGGTTACATTGAAACCCACAGCACAGGGACTCGGTTAGGTGACCCCATTGAGATTGCCGGTCTAAAAAATGCTTTCAGCGAGCTGTACAGCAAGAATGGTGTTTCATCATTCCAGCCTCATTGTGCCCTAGGGTCGTTGAAAACGAATATCGGGCATCTGGAAACAGCTGCAGGGATTGGCGCTGTCATCAAAGTGCTTCTTTCGTTGAAAAACAAAACGATTCCGGGTACGCCGGGCTTTAAAGAGCTGAACCCATATATTAAATTATCCGAAAGCCCCTTCTACATCAACGAGAAGAGTACGCCATGGGATCGAATTCAGCCTGATATTCCGCGCAGAGCAGGAGTCAGCGCATTCGGTTTTGGCGGCGTAAATGCTCATGTCATGATCGAGGAGTATATAGATGAGCATCCGGACCGGTCACGAGAGAAGATCATGCCAGAAAGTCCCGCCCTCATCGTACTATCCGCAGCCAATGGAGAACGTCTAACTGAACAGGCTAAGCAGTTGGTGGACGCGATGAAAAAAATGCAATTCCAGGATGAGGATTTGCGGGACATCGCTTACACGCTGCAGGTCGGGCGCGAGGCACACGAGGAACGATTGGCGTTAACCGCAGCTTCCATCGATGAACTTCGGATGAAGCTTTCAACATGGCTTCAGGGAGATAACATCCGGGGTAACGCAGTATTCCAGGGGAAGGTTAACAAACGTGATGATGTCCTTGCCCTGCTGGCGCAAGATGAAGGCATGGGGGATGTCATTGAAGCATGGTTCAAGAAGGGCGAGTATAACAAGTTATTGAGTTTATGGGTGAGAGGTCTGGCTCTAGACTGGAACATGCACTATCCAAACGCTAAGCCTCGGCGCGTATCCCTCCCGACCTATCCTTTTGAGCGGCAGCGTCACTGGTTACAGATTTCCAATCCAGAGGTGCGTCATCTGGATAAGGAATCCGGTAATCGGCATATGGCAACCATCGCCTCAGTAAAAGAGAGCATAAACAGCATTACAGAAAGCGGCGTAACCCGCATCTCGATTGGTAACAGGATCATCAACCTATTTGCTTCGTTATTAGGCGTCAATGCTTCCGAAATCGATAGAGATCAATCCATGGTGGAACTGGGAGCAGATTCAATCATTCTGACGCAAGTGCTGCAGCAGTTGCAATCCATTGATTCGTCCATTGATTTTGAGACCATATATAATTGCATCTCGATTCGAGAGATTATTAACGTCATTTCTATATCCGAAGATCCAGAAAACGAGATGACCGTTAGGGAATCAGCATACGAACAGGAAGAGCACATAGAGCCTTCCGCACCGATTCAGCTCGACCAGCGATTGGAGTATCCGGAGCTGATCAGATTAAACAAGTCAAATAAGAAAAGACCCGTATTCTGGTTCCACGGCGGTTTTGGTGGCGTTGAAATTTATCGGTTAATTTCTAATAAAATAGAGCGCCCTTTTTACGGCGTTCAGGCAAAAGGATATATGACTGACTATGAGCCAATTGAGGGAATTGAAGCGATGGCCGCCTATTATGTCCAGATGATTCAATCGGTTCAGCCGGAAGGTCCGTACGATTTTGGTGGCTTGTCTTTGGGCGGCATGATTGCCTATGAAGTGGCACGTCAGATGCAAGAGCAGGGCGAGACGGTGAATTCAATCGTCATGCTGGAATCGATATATGTAGACGAAGCGATGAGAGAGGAGTGGCTGACGATAGCACAAGGTAACTTAAAGAAAGACCGAATGTTAAGAGCCATCAACCTTCTGTTAGCTTTCTCGTCAGCTGATCAATTGGTACTCATTGCTGATCATGAAGTCCAAACGGACGTTTCCGACGAGGCATTCCTCGATCAGCTCGTTTTGCTGGCCGAACAAAAAGGCATCACGAAGCCTCCTCAACAATTGCGTAAGTCTGTAGTTCAATATGAGAAAATATTAGATACGCTTGATATGAGCACGGCTATTTATGACGGATGGCCTCTGTCTGATCCCCACAATGTACCGTGTTATTACTTCTGTAACCCAACGGGGACGCTATTTGGAGAAGACGAATCCTATTTCCGCCTCGTCGATAAAGGACGAGTCTATGATTACGTAAGCTTTGCTGCGAAATGGAAGGAGAAGATGCCTGCATTAACTGTTCTAAAGGTAAAGGCATCCAATCATTTGACGTTGTTGACTGAGCCTGAGTCACAAGAACGGATTGTTACATTTTGCGAGAAATTATATTCCGATGAACCTATACCCGATACCTATTTAAAATCGTTATCTATCGAATAA
- a CDS encoding SDR family NAD(P)-dependent oxidoreductase — MKDKKKKLAMLWVNGLNLDWTLFYNNAPRPRRVSLPTYPFAQERYWKAESSTKPVAAIAKEAAQKLHPFIDRNTSDFVAQKYTTTLTGNEFFLVDHVIHHQKVLPGVAYIEMGRAAGELAAKRKIHKIKQIVWARPIIVGTSRDMEIVLTPLDHEIEFKVCTYEQEQQVIHAQGKLEVHPDMDTERNIEQSHEIFDIESCLERCSDRIEHTDFYESNASADVYQYGPTFRPIKALYYNESEAISRIELPVEREGNFDAFTLHPSLLEGCLQTIVGLLQGRDTSPFMPFSIDEVEVIRPFPKQCYVYATRTDQDSNKTGASKFNLNLYDPQGRIVAFIRNYSIRTITTTLETGPSTSDKLETLYYHNSWEKATLELHPGNISGPLLIFTDSEQARDAFKSDFPIILVKPGEAFKDGLNDNYVINPERQDDYRKLLSDLKQKDRLPSQIVHMWSHHSSSYELDVVMNEGIYSLFYLTKSLTEVAPYEKVKLLLIYNEESTIASALSEAISGFAKTVRLEYPKLAYKIVRLQSEAVLTEHIAAAEFAAEDGDEIRYTEEGRFVKRLKEGNFEQETTDKPMPFRNNGVYLITGGMGGIGLVLAKHLASTTQARLALIGRSSLDDEKQTLLEELESLGSEVLYIQADMFVREEVESALAQIRARFQALHGIIHCAGVLDDKLIVNKSYEEMKAVLAPKVNGTIWLDEASKEESLDFFILFSSVSHLGNVGQSDYAYANSFLNSFAEYRENLQIRNKRSGKTISINWPYWEEGGVRNAIK, encoded by the coding sequence ATGAAGGATAAAAAGAAAAAACTAGCTATGCTGTGGGTAAACGGGCTGAATCTGGATTGGACCTTATTCTATAATAATGCCCCGCGTCCTCGCCGCGTCAGTCTTCCGACGTATCCGTTTGCGCAAGAGAGGTATTGGAAAGCGGAATCCTCTACTAAGCCTGTGGCGGCAATAGCAAAGGAAGCAGCCCAAAAGCTTCATCCGTTCATCGACCGTAATACGTCGGATTTTGTGGCGCAGAAATATACGACAACACTAACAGGTAACGAATTTTTCCTTGTGGATCATGTCATCCATCATCAAAAGGTTTTGCCAGGCGTAGCCTACATCGAGATGGGTAGGGCAGCCGGTGAGCTGGCGGCAAAGCGGAAGATCCATAAGATTAAGCAGATCGTTTGGGCACGTCCCATCATTGTGGGGACGTCTCGTGATATGGAAATTGTACTTACCCCGCTTGATCATGAGATCGAATTTAAAGTATGTACCTACGAACAGGAACAGCAGGTCATTCACGCGCAAGGAAAGCTTGAAGTTCACCCGGATATGGATACAGAGCGGAATATCGAGCAATCACATGAAATCTTTGATATAGAGAGCTGCTTGGAAAGATGCTCAGATCGTATCGAGCATACCGATTTCTATGAATCGAATGCTTCTGCGGATGTCTACCAATACGGCCCGACATTCCGGCCAATTAAGGCGCTTTATTATAACGAATCCGAAGCGATATCGCGAATCGAATTGCCGGTTGAGAGAGAAGGGAACTTCGATGCCTTTACGCTGCACCCTTCCTTGCTGGAAGGGTGCCTGCAGACGATCGTCGGGCTGCTACAGGGAAGAGATACTTCGCCTTTCATGCCGTTCTCCATTGATGAGGTCGAAGTGATACGGCCATTCCCGAAGCAATGCTATGTCTATGCGACACGGACGGATCAGGATTCTAACAAGACAGGTGCTTCAAAGTTCAATTTGAACTTATATGATCCACAAGGCCGTATAGTGGCCTTCATTCGGAACTATTCGATTCGAACCATTACGACTACATTGGAAACGGGTCCTTCAACTTCAGATAAGCTGGAAACCTTGTATTATCACAACTCTTGGGAGAAGGCGACTTTGGAGCTACATCCTGGCAACATATCCGGGCCGCTACTTATTTTTACCGACAGCGAACAAGCGCGGGATGCCTTCAAATCGGATTTTCCTATCATTCTCGTGAAGCCTGGCGAAGCATTCAAAGATGGCCTCAACGATAATTATGTGATTAATCCGGAGCGACAAGACGATTATCGCAAGCTTCTCTCTGATCTTAAGCAGAAAGATAGACTGCCAAGTCAGATTGTTCACATGTGGTCGCATCATTCGTCTTCTTATGAGCTGGATGTGGTAATGAACGAGGGAATATACTCGTTGTTTTATTTGACGAAGTCTCTAACGGAAGTCGCTCCGTACGAAAAAGTGAAGCTACTACTTATCTATAACGAGGAGAGCACCATTGCTTCGGCTCTCAGCGAAGCGATAAGCGGCTTTGCCAAAACCGTCCGGCTGGAGTATCCGAAATTAGCTTACAAAATTGTCCGGCTTCAATCGGAAGCTGTTCTTACTGAACACATTGCAGCAGCCGAATTCGCAGCGGAGGATGGCGATGAAATTCGGTACACAGAAGAAGGTCGATTCGTGAAGCGTTTAAAAGAAGGGAATTTCGAACAAGAGACCACCGATAAGCCGATGCCCTTCCGAAACAACGGCGTCTATCTTATTACCGGAGGGATGGGCGGGATCGGGCTTGTGTTGGCTAAGCATCTTGCTAGCACGACACAAGCAAGATTGGCGCTGATTGGTCGATCGTCTCTGGACGACGAAAAACAAACTTTACTTGAGGAGCTGGAATCGTTAGGCTCGGAAGTTCTCTATATTCAGGCAGATATGTTCGTACGCGAAGAGGTCGAAAGTGCGCTAGCCCAAATACGGGCCCGATTCCAGGCGCTGCACGGTATCATCCATTGTGCAGGTGTCCTTGATGACAAGTTAATCGTAAATAAATCTTACGAAGAAATGAAGGCTGTGCTGGCTCCTAAAGTGAATGGCACCATTTGGTTAGATGAGGCTTCCAAAGAGGAATCGTTAGATTTCTTTATTTTATTCTCATCTGTGTCGCACCTGGGTAATGTCGGACAGTCAGATTATGCCTATGCCAACAGCTTCCTTAATTCCTTTGCGGAATATCGTGAGAATCTTCAGATTCGTAACAAACGTTCAGGTAAGACGATCAGTATAAACTGGCCCTACTGGGAAGAAGGGGGAGTTCGGAATGCGATTAAGTGA